AGCGTGGTTTCCAAGCGAATACACGTATTATTACAACTTCTGATGAAATCTTACAAGAGCTTGTTAACCTGAAACGATAATAAAGGAGGGATAGGGTGATGGGCTTAAGCCCTGAGCCCATCCATTATGATAAAACTTACACGCTTAAATGGTAGTGAGTTTAATTTAAATGCTTTATACATAGAACAGGTTGAAGCTTTGCCTGATACGACAATTTCATTAATAAATGGGAAGAAATTTGTTGTGAGGGAAGATAAAGAAAAAGTTCTTAAAATGATAATGGGTTTTTACAAAGATGTCTCTATTTTTGGAGCGCTTAAGGATGTGGAGGGGGATTAGTTGTTAAAAAACAAACTCGTTAGTATTGTGCTTATCCTCTTAGCGGCTATAACATTATTAGGGGTTGTGGCACTATTTGTAATATTGAATTTTGCTGGGGATAACAATGAGCATGCAGAACCGACGATTGATGAAATTTTAGAACAGTCTGTAGAAACAGATGAGATTACGACCAATTTATTGAGCAATGATTTTATTCGAATTAAGTTTAGAATTCAAACAGATAGTGAAGATGCAAAAGAAGAATTAGCAAAACGCACATTCCAAGTTCGCAACATATTAATTCAAGAGCTTTCTTCAATGAAAGCAGCCGACTTTAAGGGAAAAGAGAAGTTAATAGAATTAGAGAGCATGTTAAAGATGCGCTTAAATGAAATTATGCAAGAAGGTACAATTGAAAAAGTATATATTACAGACTTCGTCTTGCAGTGATGAGAAGATGTTGAAGTTAGAGGAGGTGAAGCTGTTTGGCTGAAGAGGTTCTCTCCCAAAGTGAGATTGATGCGCTGCTTTCTGCTATTTCCACTGGGGAAATGAATGCAGAGGAACTTAAAAAAGAGGAAAAAGAGAAAAAAGTAAAAACGTATGATTTTAAACGTGCTTTGCGATTTTCTAAAGATCAAATCCGAAGTTTATCACGAATTCATGAAAACTATGCACGAATGTTAACAACATTTTTTGCTGCTCAGCTTCGTACATATATTCAAGTAGGGGTAGCATCAGTAGATCAAATTCCATATGAAGAATTTATCCGCTCTATTCCAAAAATGACAGTATTAAATGTGTTTGAAGTTCCTCCTTTAGATGGAAGGATACTAATGGAGGTAAATCCAAATATTGCATATTCGATGATGGATCGTACACTTGGTGGACGTGGTGGAAGTGTTAATAAAGTAGAAAACCTTACAGAAATTGAAACGAAGATTATGTCTAATTTGTTTGAGAAAGCAGCTGATAACCTTCGTGAAGCATGGAGTACTGTTATTGATATTGATCCGATTTTAACTGATTTTGAAGTGAATCCACAGTTTTTACAAATGGTTTCACCGAATGAAACAGTTGTGGTCATTTCATTGAATACTACGATAGGTGAAACGAGTGGGATGATTAATATATGTATTCCTCATGTTGTATTAGAGCCTATCCTTCCAAAGCTTTCAGTTCATTATTGGATGCAATCGACGAAAAAAGAGCGTGAGCCTGAAGAAATTGAAGCTTTAAAGAAAAGGGTACGAAGAACAGTAGTGCCACTAAGGACTATCTTAGGTAATGCCACAATTTCAGTAAATGAGTTTCTAAATCTTTCAACAGATGATGTCATTCAATTAGATCAAAAAATTGATGAACCAATGACGGTTCAAGTTGGAGAACGTCCAAAGTTTTATGCACAACCAGGAAAACAAGGTAATAAAATGGCTATTCAAATTTTAGAAAATATCCAAGGAGGTGACGATGATGGTGAGTGATGACATGTTAAGTCAAGATGAAATAGATGCACTTCTCAAAGGTGGAGATGATGAAGATACATTTGAGCAGGAGTATACACCATCAGTCGAAGATTACCTTTCTTCAATCGAACAGGATGCATTAGGTGAAGTAGGTAATATCTCATTTGGGAGTTCTGCTACAGCACTTTCGACTCTATTAAATCAAAAAGTAGAAATTACAACACCAAGTGTTTCTGCTATACTTATGACTAGGTTACAGGAAGAATTTCCAGAACCTTATGTTGCAGTTGAAGTTGAATATACTGATGGATTCAAAGGTACGAATCTATTAGTCATTCAAAGGAGTGATGCTGCAATCATCGCAGATTTAATGCTAGGTGGAGATGGAGTTAATCCATCAGAGGATTTAGGGGAAATTCAATTAAGTGCTGTTCAAGAGGCAATGAATCAAATGATGGGTTCATCAGCTACATCAATGTCAACAGTATTTAGTAAAAAGGTCGATATTTCTCCACCGAAAATTGATATTTTGAACGTAAAAGAAGGAGATGGAACTGACCGAATTCCGGAAGAGGATGTATTAATTAAAATTTCTTTTGAGTTAAGAATTGGTGAATTAATTGATTCAAACATTATGCAATTGTTGCCTGTTGATTTCTCTAAAGAATTGGTTGATAGTTTAATGAATCCATCTGGAGGTGAAGTAGCTTCAAAGGCAAAACTACCTAAGCGAGAAATGCCAATTCGTCAAGAACAAGAACAAGTTCAGGAGACTAAAATCATGCAAGATACATCAACTCCTCAAATACAACAACAAATGCAATCTCAACAAATGAGTCAACCGTATCCATCACATGGAGTTCAGGAACAACCAGTTTACAATCAACCGGTTGCTCAAGCGGGTTATTATCAACAACCACCTCCAATGCAGATGCCACCACAACCAAGTGGTCCTCAGCATATAGGAGCTAATTCTTACGGGCAAGGTGCGGATGTTCAAACGGCAGAATTCTCATCATTTACTGCTCCTAACTTGCAACCACAGGAAGCTAGTAATTTGAATATGTTATTAGATATTCCACTACAAGTCACGGTTGAGTTGGGACGTACGAAACGTTCTGTTCAAGAAATTTTAGAACTTTCACCAGGTTCAATTGTTGAGCTTGACAAACTGGCTGGTGAACCAGTTGATATTTTAGTGAACAATAAATTGATTGCAACTGGTGAAGTTGTTGTAATAGAAGAGAACTTTGGTGTTCGAGTAACAGATATTATCAGTCAAAAAGAAAGAATGAAAAAATTACAATAAATGCAGTGGGGGAATGAGTAATGCCAGGAAGAATTTTAATTGTCGATGATGCAGCTTTTATGCGAATGATGATTAAAGATATATTAACAAAAAATGGGTTTGAAGTTGTAGGTGAAGCCCCAGACGGTGCTCAAGCTGTTGAAAAATATAAAGAACATATGCCAGATCTAGTTACAATGGATATTACGATGCCAGAAATGGACGGGATTACTTCTCTAAAAAAAATTAGAAAGATCAATCCAGATGCAAAAGTTATCATGTGTTCTGCTATGGGGCAACAAGCTATGGTAATCGATGCGATCCAAGCAGGAGCAAAGGACTTTATTGTGAAACCTTTCCAAGCTGACCGTGTATTAGAAGCAATTAACAAAACAATGGGTTAATCAGAATGAGGTGGCAACTTTTGTTGCGTTATATTTCAATCTTATTTGTTCTTACATATACCTTTTCATTCACTCCGCATGAACAAATTGTCCATGCGGAGAAACCTTCAGAAGGCGATACCGTGGAGAAATGGTTAATGAAAGAGCAAGTAGAGCCAAGTGAACAACAACCAGTTGAAGAACCAGATAGAAATTTGCAACCAGAAAATA
This sequence is a window from Bacillus solimangrovi. Protein-coding genes within it:
- the fliL gene encoding flagellar basal body-associated protein FliL; this translates as MLKNKLVSIVLILLAAITLLGVVALFVILNFAGDNNEHAEPTIDEILEQSVETDEITTNLLSNDFIRIKFRIQTDSEDAKEELAKRTFQVRNILIQELSSMKAADFKGKEKLIELESMLKMRLNEIMQEGTIEKVYITDFVLQ
- the fliY gene encoding flagellar motor switch phosphatase FliY; translated protein: MVSDDMLSQDEIDALLKGGDDEDTFEQEYTPSVEDYLSSIEQDALGEVGNISFGSSATALSTLLNQKVEITTPSVSAILMTRLQEEFPEPYVAVEVEYTDGFKGTNLLVIQRSDAAIIADLMLGGDGVNPSEDLGEIQLSAVQEAMNQMMGSSATSMSTVFSKKVDISPPKIDILNVKEGDGTDRIPEEDVLIKISFELRIGELIDSNIMQLLPVDFSKELVDSLMNPSGGEVASKAKLPKREMPIRQEQEQVQETKIMQDTSTPQIQQQMQSQQMSQPYPSHGVQEQPVYNQPVAQAGYYQQPPPMQMPPQPSGPQHIGANSYGQGADVQTAEFSSFTAPNLQPQEASNLNMLLDIPLQVTVELGRTKRSVQEILELSPGSIVELDKLAGEPVDILVNNKLIATGEVVVIEENFGVRVTDIISQKERMKKLQ
- the fliM gene encoding flagellar motor switch protein FliM, which codes for MAEEVLSQSEIDALLSAISTGEMNAEELKKEEKEKKVKTYDFKRALRFSKDQIRSLSRIHENYARMLTTFFAAQLRTYIQVGVASVDQIPYEEFIRSIPKMTVLNVFEVPPLDGRILMEVNPNIAYSMMDRTLGGRGGSVNKVENLTEIETKIMSNLFEKAADNLREAWSTVIDIDPILTDFEVNPQFLQMVSPNETVVVISLNTTIGETSGMINICIPHVVLEPILPKLSVHYWMQSTKKEREPEEIEALKKRVRRTVVPLRTILGNATISVNEFLNLSTDDVIQLDQKIDEPMTVQVGERPKFYAQPGKQGNKMAIQILENIQGGDDDGE
- a CDS encoding response regulator yields the protein MPGRILIVDDAAFMRMMIKDILTKNGFEVVGEAPDGAQAVEKYKEHMPDLVTMDITMPEMDGITSLKKIRKINPDAKVIMCSAMGQQAMVIDAIQAGAKDFIVKPFQADRVLEAINKTMG
- a CDS encoding flagellar FlbD family protein, with the translated sequence MIKLTRLNGSEFNLNALYIEQVEALPDTTISLINGKKFVVREDKEKVLKMIMGFYKDVSIFGALKDVEGD